Genomic segment of Salvia hispanica cultivar TCC Black 2014 chromosome 2, UniMelb_Shisp_WGS_1.0, whole genome shotgun sequence:
TATTCCTTCTAATAGATTATGTTGGAACTTAATTTTTTGGAGAAAATTGTGGTGGTACCCAGAAAGAGAAATGTGAGGAGGCGGTTAAGATTCTGGCTAGGGTTTATAGACGcatttatagaaaaatgaaattcaaatttaatcccaaaattGCATTTTTGCACTTTTTAGGCATCTAAActcaaaatttcattaatcCAAAAATGCATATTGGACTTTTAGGCATCTAAACTCAAAATAATACACAGTaagtatttgaaaaatattttaggtcagtttttcaattttttactcgcaattgtcaattttttttatcttttgtctCCTCTCtgtccttttatttttctctatcaCCGCTCATCtctattctttcttttccattttcatgtCACTATTTGTTGATTTGAGATATGCTAAATATGTTACTCTCatagaaatattaattgtatcaatattttatagtacaaaaTGAGTTTGATGTATGGTTAGAGAGCCTCAGCGTGAATTTTCATCAATTCTTTGAGCTTTCTTGCATGGTAAAACTCAATTCTCAGCTGGATTTAATGATTTCATTTATGCAAAACCATCACTGTACGAGTCAATTTTATAGGAGATTAGTATATTTGAGTTCAACGCtagttattataaatttaattggtaATAACTTTTTAACTTTCACAtcataattcattaattaaaataattttaattaatatttttctaaaactccTTTTTTATATGTTAGTGTTTGAGAGaatatctatctatctatacatatataaaaatatatatataaaaggggagtttaggagaaaataacaagaatgtcattataaatattttaatgaagctTAGTTTAACAAGAAtgtcattataaataaaaaatgaagttataaaataacaaaaatgtcattataaATGTTTTTTGTCCCACATTTTACTGACTGGTCAACAATTATACAGATAACTCACTGAAAAGGCGAAAACCATTAAGCACCCCTAGCTAAAACATCAGACTTCCATACCTGATAAGATTTCATTTAACAGTTCAACAAACAAGCTCTTCGGAAACATTGTTTAGTCCTAAATCACTTGCATAAACGACATGGGCGTTGAAGGCAAATGTAGCACCAAGCACCTGCTTATCGTTGAGTCAATCTGAATCgtatcttttcttttctttgtgcTTCTTACTCTTCCTCTTGTCATCTGAATCACGTGAATGTCTCTTCTCCCGCCTTTCATGTTTATCGCGTTTCTTCTCCTCATGCTTCCTTCTCTTTCTGCTGGATTCGTCTTCCAACTGTGTGTCTTCATTCCTTGAAGATGTGGTTCGAACAGGGATGTTTGCCTTTTCAACTGGTTCAGACTTCTTTTCAACCGGTACAGACTTCAAACTGGATGGCAAGCTTGATTCTTCCGAAGGACCTGATGTTCCCCTGCAGATGggttccattaaaaatgagttaTGGTCCTACAAATTTTATCCATCAAATACACATCCATTCATAATCTGCTTTTGCCTAAGTTTTTACCATATTCTAGGTGGGTTTCAATAAAAACCTGCTAAGACCACAGAACAAATAAAGGGTATTACGATACCATAATCAGAAAGCAAAATGGATATATAGTGTAGTAAAATACAAAAGGCTAATATTGACATTTCGGTTTTAATTAGTATCCTCAGTGGAAATTTGATATCAAGTTTTCAGATCATACCTTGCAAAACCAAGACCTTGAACTTGAGCTGCTTCTGCATGTCCAGCGCCCAAGTCTTCTGCTGTAGAACCACGCTTCACGAGTTCAGCAAATTCATGTTTATCTAGCCGATTACCTTGGGATTTCCCAGAACGTTTTGGGGCTAATCCCAGAGCTTCCCTCATGGCTtgctcttcttcctcctttaTTCTTCGAATCTCTTCTTTCATTGCCTCCGCATTAGCACCATCAGATTTCTTATCACGAGTGTACCAGTGGAGGTCTTTCCCTGCAAGGATATTAATAGAAACAGTTTTTATAGTCACAAGGTCCAACTAGAGTATTACTTAACCCAACAGTAAAAAGTTGATGACAAAATAATGACATAGATAGTCTCTCAAATGACACTGAAGTGCCGTGTACAGCATTAATCTTAATGTTAAGGAGGGTTCAACGAATATGATCAGCTACAAATTCCATATTTGATTAAAACCACAATTGACAGCTTCCTAATCCACAAATCAGCAACATTAACAATTGGCTAtggtattaatttttttagggCGGCTATAATGCTATAATGAATATGCAAGCTCAACAAATTAGGTAAATAAAGCTACTTTTTTCATGTATATAAATGCATTGTATTTTCAGCGTCATTAATCCAACTTTATCATAGTAAATGTGATTCCATTAGTTGCTGCTGATGAATGGAGCAATAGGGGAAGGGGAAGAGTGTTACCTTTCTGCCATCTACCAACAGGAGCCTTGAGACTATGACCAATATAATTTTCTCTATGTTTATCAACTTTCACCTCATCCCAAGTAAATTCTGCATGTATCAACAAGAACGATATCACATACCATTATCATTTATCAGTGATTAATGATTACTACAATCTCAAAAGACACACTAGAAACAGAAAGTACGTGGAACAAGATGTCAAGATCAAAGTAACATCAGTTCAGATGTCTTTAGCCTCAACATTAAATCAGACTGATACTACTTCAGTTCACAACTCTGCAATGCTTTTCCATCTGATAACTAAGATGATGTAGATAAAACTGCACTTGAATAATAATACTGCAGTCTACGTAGTAAGTAAACACTAAACCATACTGATCCTAAAATCATTTCAGATCGTAATGATCAGcctaaaacatactccctccatccacaaaaaatagtctcattttttgccattttagaaTGTCCAAAAAagtagtctcatttctaaaaatgtaaaagtttCTCTATCATACTTGGCTCACTTTTTCACCTCTCCCATActttacccactttttctccctatctctcttactttacctactttttctcccactcaactttaccaatttctcattaaaacctATGTCATTCACAAATGGGACTATTCTTTGTGAACGGAGGGAGCAATCCTACTAATATCTCCACCCACTCAGGAGTCGATTAGTAGTTTAGTACTGTATGCAAAACATTCTCAGTATCTCAGCTTACAAAACAATCTAAATCTCTCATCTCTCCTAACcaataaataaagttgcaaACACAGAAAATAACCTAAATAATGCCGTTGCGAATAGCTAAGATCATAGTAGTATTCAGAGCAAGTACCAAACccataaattcaaaaaaaacaaaaaaacatagaCAGATAGTTACAGTTAATCCAGTTCCATTGGCCGGAAAAGTCAGTCAATAAAACTTACAAATTAAACAACTCACATACCTAACTAAGTTGCCCCCAAAATTGATTATACTTTTCATATACAAGAAAATTTCAGCTTCTTTATACATAAGATGTTGCCGATATACAGAATTATGTTGGCAATTTTATGATACAGGgttaaataataatgcaaaattgacAAGCAAAAGAAACCTTCCTAAATTTGTAAGAAAATTCCAGATCTAACAGGTGAAAATATGTAGGGGAATACCAAACAAcgaattataaattataattaaaagtcAGGAAAACCTAAAATTTGGGGGGTGTGAGAAGGAAGAGAGAGCTTACGATCACGACCGCCACGAACTCCACCTCTTGTCGGATGATACATAATTGTTGATTAGAATCAGCTTTGATTGCGTGGGTGTGGTTGTTCAGTGCGGAAGATGATCGTCAGAGACGAAGGAAGGGATGcaatttcttctttaatttgttttggatATATGAAGAATGGTAAATCCGCCTATTTGCAGAATAGCCcccaaatttataaattattagcATTGTCATCATGTGCTGAGAAAATATCCACACACATTGCTCACATATccatcaaatttaaaagtcATTCGGCGGCTACGCGTTGAGCATATAGCAAACAATTCTTTCgccttatattaaaataatactgtTTGCTTGTCGCTTAAAAGCACCATCTCAAGGGGGTGTGATCGAGTGACATGAGTCTCGTCCATCTTTAATCAAATGGTTAAAAGATTGATCTCTGTCTTTGGATATGGAGCAGCTTTAAATTCTTGGGCTAATTGTTTTGGGCTAGCTGGCCCACCTCTGTCCACCCATTAAGGTGCATACAAATCAGGGAGATCGTTGTTCCCAAACAATTCTGCTACTATTATATTGCGTTTCAGATCTTCTTGTTTTGAAGTTATTATGGGCGATATGGAGCAGCTTTAAATTCTTGGGCTAATTGTTTTGGGCTAGCTGGCCCACCTCTATCCACCCATTAAGGTGCATACAAATCAGGGCGATCGTTGTTCCCAAACAGTTCTGCTACTATTATATTGCGTTTCagatcttcttcttctggaGTTATGAGCGATCGTTGTTCTTCTGGAGTTAAGTCTCTCCTAGCCATTAACGGAGTAAGGATAGTTGTCTTGATGTTCCGTTCCTGAATATCACATTCCTTTTCACGTGTAACTCTCATTTCACGCAGTactatattgaaattattagGAATTGTATATGATGGCGTGGGAACTTATTTGCCTTTTCTTTTAGCCTTGGCCTTAGCCTTAGCTTGATCACTAACAATAGGACGTTGGAATGTTGAAGAACGACTCTCAGTCTCAGGAGTGGAGTCGATTTGAGGTCCTCCTTCATCACTAGTCCTCAACTTTTTTGAGCTCTTGTGACTTTCTTCAAGACTATTTTTATCTGGCTGGAAACTACGCGTTGAACTGGTGCTATTCAATTTCAACTCCCACTTAGGATTGTGTCTCATCAGGGGTGGCAAATTGTGCGtgttgtgtcgttatcgtgtcgacacgataacaacaaacacgaagatggcccgttaagaaaactccaaacacgaacacgaacactacccgctaccctcagacacgaacacgacacgaactcATTAACAACACGAATcacttcgggtcaacacgacacgataacaacacatacatgacacgacacaataacgacactataataatattattataatatattaatattactccctccgtcccacaaagattgtcccattttcccatttccgtccgtcccataaagtttgtcccatttcacttttaccattttttatggtggacctcatattctactaactcattcttacccacattttattataaaactaatactttaaaaataggacccatatcccaccaactttttcaacccacttttcattacatttcttaaaacccgtgctgaATCAAAGTGGGACTatctttgtgggacagagggagtatttctaatattaaattttaaatttaaattttaaatttttaaaattttaaaataaataaaaaaataatgatattatgatatattaatattatttcttaacgtgtaacacgaacacgacacgacaCGACACGAAGTTtttgtgtcgttatcgtgtcgacacgataaggaTACAAACCCAGTAAGCTTTGACAcatacccattaatttcgtgcgtgttcgtgtcgtgttatcgtgtcgtgccaGAAATTGTCAGCCATACTCATCACCTCCTCAAACACCTTTTGGTGAGTAAACTTGCTCTTACCATACAGCTATTGAGCGGTTTTCTCAATGTCCTCTTTAGACTGGTTACTCGTAGCTCGATCATGTGCATGTTTGTATGCACCATTCCACTTTGAGACATTTGTATTGAGTTATTTATAAAGTTGTCTCAATGACTCCTAACTTCTTTGTTCGTCCATTCttggattttcttttcttgtttgcTCATATAGATCAAGAACATTTTGTAATAGACGGGCACTAGTTTGGTTGGTGCCAATAATTGTATTCGTGTTCACGAAACACCAAGCAGACATTAATGCCATATCTTCTTTCTCACTCCAACCATGTGGAGTGTTTGAAGCACCCATGTTGATTTTTGATATGTCTTAGCTTGATTGTTGGTTTTGAaataaactttgaaattgatcaCAATTTGATAAATCATCAAAGTTAGGGAAATTATCTTGAGAATGATTAAAACTTTAGGAAGAGTTGAAGTTTTGGGAATGATAGAAATTTGGAGAATCGGAGAGTATATTATTCTCATCGTCTTCCATAGTTAGCAACAAAGGAAACtaaataatatgaaattcTATCAAACAAGAAGGATTATAGGAGTAGAAAAGatgaaactttttttatatgcaaAACTATAACAAATGTGGTCACTATTtatagagaaagaaaaattatgaattacaaATTCACCTTTCGCCAGTCTTTTCCTCTCATGTTTCTTAACAAAGATAATCAATTTCCTAAAATTTGTACTCCATCAATTTCCCAAGACACCGAGCATAAGATTTCAGATACTCTCTTCGTTCTGtaataatcaaatttcacttttactataaatagatctcacatttcactaactcacttcactcatattctgctactccctccgtccgccattaggagtcacatttcttggtggcacgaattttaagaaatgttaagaaaagtggttggaaaaaagttagtagaatatgtgtcctacttgtatatattagttttaaatgaaatgtgagtggatgagttagtggaaggtgagaccatattaccatttatgataaaagtgaaccgggactcttatacgcggacggactaaaatggaaaaatgagacttctatttgcggagggagtataaaactaggataacaaaataaatctcATATTCTACGACCTTTTCCAATTCactattatattaaaactcgtgctcacACCAAATGTGACTGCATTAACTTTTCCGAACTCAATTTTCTCTTAAAACTCCTGTTCACATCATGTGATTGCATTGATagagtactactataaaatagaGTAGTTAGGGCTTAATTGAATCTGTAACAAATCACCTAATCATTTCCGTTCACCCCAACAAAACAAGAACAATGGCATTGAGATCACTCGCTTCGCGTGTTGGATTACGAGTGATGATGGAGGGGAACTTCCGATCGTCCAGTTACAGCCTCCGCTACTTGAGCGATGGTAAAGGCCGTGTCCTCAGCGAAGAAGAGCGCGCTAAGGAAACCGTTTACATTCAGGTTtcctatctctctctctctctctgttgGATTTGCATAATTATGATTATGTATATGTTCAATTggattgaagaaaatggagagagaaaggttGGAGAAGCTCAAGAAGAAGGCGGATCTGGAAAAACCTGACAAGGACAAATCCGATAaggtcattttttttatagctCGTCTTTCTCATGATGTTTGTttccttttgatttttaaaaatgcacTACTTcatttgtcaaaaaaatttcctggattaattagtactatagcCTCATTTGCTTGACAAGAGTATCATTAAACCCTACACATAATTTACATCTTAGATTGCTCTGTTAGCAACATTCCAAAAACTTTTTCGATCACTGTAATTGAACATTCAGTTGTCATGTTGACATTTGTGTTCTGAtctatttttctaaaacatgaAACCAAATAATGATTGAATCTAAGAATTATAGGCACATTGTATCAATGAAGTTGAATATGAAAACCATTGTGGCTTCATTTGATCTTTAATCTcattttactagtattaaatactccctccgttccatagtaatggaggtgtttcttttcggcatggagattaaaaaaaaatatgttagaTAAGTtagtaaagaaagaataaaatggaaaatgaaaaagatagagatatgaagagagaaaaaaatactcctaagAGAGAGTGAAGTAGGTGTataaaatgtgttgacttttactaaaaagagaaatgactctattactatagaacgtaccaaaatggcaaaatgactttattactatggaacggaggaagtatttaatAAGGGACGTGCTAGCTAAACTTTACTTGTTTGTGTTTTGATTGAAGGACACCGACAAGAGCTGAAATTGGACGTCGGACTAGCGATTCTCCTGGTTTGTTTCCCTATGAGAACATACATAGATCTTGTTCAGGCTATGGCTTATGTACTAAAGTGACGCGACTAGTTGGTATTGTCCATTGACTTATGAGAGATTCTTATTTCAATGTGATTGTATCTGACTATGTTTCTTTGAGTTAAACTTGAATCCTTTATCTCCAATTTGCTTGTGTTTCATATCATATTATCCCATAGTTTGTTTTAGCCGTGACGTCTTGTTTCCATGAATGGTGTTTTATTAAACCTGAAGAAATGAAGCatgatacaaaaaaaaaaaaaatggatccaGAGTAGAGGTGTGTGTCTATGTAAGAAACAATTGAAATCTTGATATCTAATTTGTAAGTGATATTCAAAGGTGCTAGATTTGTGCATTTGTTGAAACTGGAGATGCCGATAACTAGCTTTTTTCTACTGGAAAATGAATGGGTGTTGGAGACCTACCATACTCATACCCATACCCAAACTGTGGTGGTTGTCGATATTGTCCATACCATAAAATGGCATGACAAAGAAGGTGCTGGAACTCTCTGGTGGCACCTGATCAACAATCGAGCAGCCTAGTGGATGGGTTTTGCAAAAGAAGAAATCTCTACAATCAACTGCTCCACAACAACAATTGCTCtgttgtttttccttttcagaAGGTTTGCATCTACCTGCCTTCATTTCTTCATCAACATGGTTCCTGGGCTGCTTGTCAACTGATAAAAGCTGGACTGATTTCTGTAGAGTTCACTTTGTACCATAGAAATAGACCGTTTAGGATtgacatggattttaatgtGTAGTGgaaggtaaagtaagagagaacgAGAAAAAGTAACCGTGTATCCATAAAATGGACATGGactttttttatgagatggattaaaaagaaaatatggtCTATTCCTGTGAGACGGAAAGagcattaaatattaaataacactCCATTTGTCCACTATAGGAGACTCGTTTTGACTTGGcttggattttaagaaatgtaatgaaaaatagataaacaacgttagtggaaagtgagttcTACTTTAAATCGACTCGATGATTCCATATTTAATCTTGGCATGATCAATCCCACCATCTCCCTACTTGTGGTTCCTGTTAAACTACTGTATTATACTATCACTGAAGGTGCAGCAGCCCATTTGCATGTCGTTAGtttgataaattaatcatTGATCAAGAGATAAACTATATTGAATTCAGACAGCCCAGAGACAGAAAAGATAGGTCATCACTTCCTGTGATATTATCGTCATTCAACTTTGACAACatcaacaaattaacaaactatgctttaaattaatttgtacaGATCCATCATCTTGTCATACATATAAATTCACCCCCATCCAAATAAGTATTGATGATGCtctatataaatacataattaaactccaacaaCCATTCCCataaacaagaaaatgtcCCTGGTCTCCTTCCTCGTTCCCCTCCTAGCCCTCCTCAGCCTCTACAAGGCACACGCCGGTGACCCGGACATCCTCACCGATTTCGACCTCCCGTTAGGCTCGGCCAACATAACCGGAGACAGCTTCACCTACACCGGCCTGAGGGCCTTCATCGGGGCCAACCCCAGCAACTTCACCGTGTTCAAAGCAAGCATGGCCGAGCTCCCCGCCCTCAACGGGCAGAGCGTCTCCTATGCCGCCCTCTACTACCCCCCAGGAGCTGTCAACCCGCTCCACACCCACCCCCGGGGGTCGGAGCTCCTGTTCCTCGTGCTCGGCTCTCTCCAGGTAGGCTTCGTCAACACCACCAACTATCTCTTCAACCAAACGCTCCAAGCAGGAGACATGTTCGTCTTCCCCAAGGGCCTCGTCCACTACCAGTACAACGCCGATGCTACTTCCCCGGCCATCGCGCTCTCTGCGTTTGGCAGCGCCGCAGCAGGCACGGTTTCAATCCCCACCAGCGTCTTCAACACTGGCATCGACGATCCCATCCTCGCCGCCTCCTTCAACACCGACGACGGTACCATTGATAAGCTCAAAGCTGGACTTTCtcattaataattaagtttCCATTGTTCACCATTCATCATCGTTGTGAGATGTTTTGGAATAATCTCCTTCTCCCTCATCATTCATCTGCTTTTTTTTGGCATAATCTCTTCAAGACTTGCAAAAATAAGTACATGGAGTAAATTATTTACATATGTGagtaattacaattaaaagagagagatattgAAGAGCACAACTTACAAACaactccaa
This window contains:
- the LOC125207874 gene encoding multiple myeloma tumor-associated protein 2 homolog, translated to MYHPTRGGVRGGRDQFTWDEVKVDKHRENYIGHSLKAPVGRWQKGKDLHWYTRDKKSDGANAEAMKEEIRRIKEEEEQAMREALGLAPKRSGKSQGNRLDKHEFAELVKRGSTAEDLGAGHAEAAQVQGLGFARGTSGPSEESSLPSSLKSVPVEKKSEPVEKANIPVRTTSSRNEDTQLEDESSRKRRKHEEKKRDKHERREKRHSRDSDDKRKSKKHKEKKRYDSD
- the LOC125206248 gene encoding germin-like protein 9-3, coding for MSLVSFLVPLLALLSLYKAHAGDPDILTDFDLPLGSANITGDSFTYTGLRAFIGANPSNFTVFKASMAELPALNGQSVSYAALYYPPGAVNPLHTHPRGSELLFLVLGSLQVGFVNTTNYLFNQTLQAGDMFVFPKGLVHYQYNADATSPAIALSAFGSAAAGTVSIPTSVFNTGIDDPILAASFNTDDGTIDKLKAGLSH